From the Clostridium cagae genome, the window ATTAAAACTATAAGAATAATAAAATAAGATAAGGGGGATGGATTTTAATGTGTAATGGATATACGTATACTCAAGGAGATATTTTAATAGAACCATATAGGTTTCAAAAAATAACGAAATTAAAGATTATTAGAGAATTAAATGAACATGCGAAGCTTTATATAAGTGGAATAATTGATGATGAAAGTGCTGATAAGTATGTTGAAACAGCAGATGCTGAATCAAGTATTAAGATATCATTAAAAGATAATAACGGTACTGTAATTAATGTATTTGAAGGAATTGTTACTAATATCGGTATTAATGCAAGTAATTATGCAAGAACATTAAAAATAGAAGCATTAAGTAAGACATTTTTACTTGATATAAAGAAAAAGAATAGAACATTCCAAAATGAAAATTATACTTATAAAAATGTTTTTAGTGAAATTATTAGTGATTACAATGATGTACAAATATTAAATTATATTACTAATCAAACTAAAATTGATAAATTAATAGTTCAATATAGAGAAACAGATTGGGAACTTCTAAAAAGATTAGCATCTCATTTTAATGTTCCATTAGTTCCTGAATGCACTTTATCAGGAATAAAATATTTCATGGGGAATTCAGGATGTTCAACATTATACGAACTTGATGAATTTAATTATTCAATAAAGAAAGGTCTACAAGAATACAGACTTAAATCAGAAAATGATATTGATGATTTAAATGATATTAATTTAATAAGTTATGAAGTAGTAACTAATATAGTAATGAAGTTATATAATTTAGTTAATTTTAAAGGAAGAAGTCTTTATATATATAGAACAGAATTAGAACTTATAAATGGTGTAATTTCAAATAAGTATATTTTAAGAGATGAAAATGGAATGAAGGTAAGAAAAATTTATAATAACAAAATAGTTGGAATTTCCCTTCAAGGAAGAGTTACAGATACAGAAAAAGATAAAGTTAAGGTTTCTTTAGAGATTGATGGAAGTCCAACACAATGTGAAGGTTCAAAATGGTTTGAATACTCCACTATATTTTCATCACCAGATGGAACTGGATGGTATTGTATGCCTGAAGTTGGAGATGCAATAAGATTATATTTTCCAGATAATGTTGAAAGCAATGCCTATGCTATAAGTTCAGTTAACCTACAATCAAGTAATTCTTCTAAACGTAGCGATCCTTCACGAAAGAGTATTGGCACTAAATATGGAAAAGAAATTGTTATGAGTCCTGGAGCAGTTGAAATAATAGGAAATGGAAATTTACTTATGAGGCTTACTGATGATGGTGGAATAGAAGTTAATAGTGACAAAAGTATAGTGATGAGTGCTGGAGGAGATGTATCTATAAGTGGAGGCGGAAAGGTAACAATACAAGGTGATGCAGGAATTAATTTAACTCAAGCAGGAGCAAATATGACAATACAAGATGATGTAGTAATGAGTGGTGGAAAGGTAAATATCCAAAGTTAGGCACATTCAAAAAATAATAAGTCAATATGCTAGTCTATTTTGGACATGTTATTTTCGTTCATGTGTCTTAGGAAAAATTATAGGTGTTAAAGAAATGATAATACAAATTGATAAGGAAAAAGTATTAAAAGAATTTGAAGAAAAGTATGTACACAATAGATATATTACTGAATTTGAAAAAATAATAGAAAAATATAAAACTGACAGAGAGAGTATTAAGAAGAATTTGAGCTCAAAATTTAATTCTATATGTACAGAAGCTATTTTACTTCAGGAAAAAGAGCAAAAAGGAAAAATAAGATATATTTATTTTTCAATGCTTAGAACAAAGATTCTTGAAAATAAAGGACAATGGAGAATTGATTTTTATGATGAAAAGTGGTTTTTAGATAAAGAGGAATGTTCAATAAATATAGATTTAGATTTTGTTTATGAACCTTTGTTTAATCATATGAAAGAACTTTCAGAGAAGAAAAAAGAATATGGAAGAACTATTAAAGAAAAAGATATACAATTTATAAAATTGAGAGAGGCAAATATATATCATAGTTTAGCTCTAAATGTAATTAGAGATATGCTGCAAAGTTTTTTAGAATGTTTATCATATAAGAAAATGAAAAAGACAGAAGATATAGTTATTATGGCTGGAGAATATAAGGATAATGCAATTGCAGTGTATTCTCAAAAGACACGTTGATAAAAACAAATTTAAATGCCAGTTTATTATACTACAATATCAATACTGTTTTAAATATAGCAAAGTATTAGAATTTATTAATTTTATATAAGCATGGAAAGGAAAAGGATGGATTATTTTTTATTAAAGCAGGATGAAGAGTATACCAATGCACCAATGTTGATGGATGTATTTAATAATATTGATGTTAGAAATATTAATTTATTAAATGCTCATAAAATTGATGATATTGTTATTTTAAATGTCAAGTGCAATGATGAAACTGAGTTCTTAGATATCTTAGATAGAAATCTATTTCTTATTTCAAAAGAAATGAAAAAAATAATTGAAAAGTATGATTCAGAAATTTTATTTAAAACCATTCCTTTAATAGATTTACCTCATGAAAGACAAGAAAATTATTATATGCCAATATTTGAAGAAATAGAATGTTTGAGTGAAAAAGCAGAATTGAATTTAAATAAAACTGTAGTAAAAAAAATCATATTAGATAAAGAAAAGATTAGAAATAAGAAAATTTTTAAAATAAAAGAAAGTGAAAAAACTATAGTAGTAGTTAGATTAGATGTTGCTGAAAGTTTACTTAGAAGAGAATTTAAAGGAATGTGTTTAGAAAGATTAGAAATTGATAATTAAAATATAGTATTAATTAAAATATAGGAGATGATAAATGTGGCACAGGCATATGTAGTTAGGGGAGCTAAAATGAAATGTAATAAAGGAAGCCATAAAAAAAGAATAAATCTTCCTACAAGTCATGGAACATATTCAAATGGAAATCCAATGATGAATGAAAGTGACAATGTGGTAGGTAAAAACATAAGTTGCTTTGGAGTATGTAAAGGGAGTTGTCCTTCAAGTGAAAATGTTACTTTAACAAAAGAAAGAGGTGGTACAGTAACGGGAAAAAAGTGCAAAGTAAAGATATTAAAAGAGTGGATGAATACTAAAGAGGATACTTTAGTTGATGGAGAACCAGCATTGACTACGGATTCAACATTGATATGTGCATATGGAGGAATAATAAAATTTGTTACAGATGGACAATAGTAAAAAATTATAAAACTTAAGGGGAAAAGTATATGGGAGAAATTAATAGATTAAGGGTAAAATCGCCATATGAGCTAATGAAGATAGTAGATATAAAAATTGAAAATAAACCTAATGAACATGGATATTTATATTTAAAATGTTTAATAGATGACAGTATAAATTTTAATTCTGCTATAAAAGCTTCCACAGAAGATGAAATATGTGTTTATGAAGAAATAGAAGATATAGATAATGAGAGTACAAGCAGTGATGAAAATACAATGAACATAAATGAAGTTAATGAAAGAAATAGTAAAAGATTATTTAATGGAATAGTTCAAAATATTAAGACAACCAATATAAATGGAATATATTATTTAGAAATTCAAGCTTTAACTTCAAGTTTTAAATTAGATATAAAGGAAAAAAGCAGATCTTTTCAAAATGTTGATATGACTTATGATGCTCTTATAAATGAAATATTAAAAGATTATTCAGGTTACACTTTTACTCAAAATATAGGGAAAGGACAAAAAACAGGTAAGTCCTTATTTCAATATAAGGAAACAGATTGGAACTTTTTAAAGAGGATTGCAAGTGAGTTAAAATCAGAATTATATTGTGATATAATAAATTTGAATTATATGTTTAATTTTGGAACACCAAGTGAGCATAGTTATAAATTAAATGATTGTATGAATTATGAGGCTTTCAAAAATTTAAAAAGATTTCATGAAGCTGGTGGAGATGAAGTTTATCATGATACTGATTATTTTTATTATAAAATAAAGATGCGAAATATTCTTGAAATTGGATCTGAAATTTATTTTAAGCAGAAAGAATTATATGTTAGAGAGTATGAGGCTTATAGGAATAAAGAGGAGATAATCTATAAATATAAATTATGCAGAAAAAATGGTGTATGGCAAACAAAATTATATAATTCACTTTTAAGTGGAGCATCTATTGAAGGAAAAGTTCTAGCAGTAAAAGAAGAGTTAGTAAAGATTCATTTAAATACAGACGAAAATCAAAGTGAAGAAGAAGCTTTTTGGTTTAGATATGCACCACCAACAACAAACATAATGTATGCAATGCCTAGAATTGGAGAAAGTGTAAGACTATACTTTCCAAGTGCAGGTAATGAAGAACCCATTGTTACAGGATGCGTAAGAAAAAATGGAGACACTTGTGGACAAACATCTGATACAACCAATAGATACTTTCAAACAGAGCATGGGAGTGAAATAGCAATGCTTCCAGGAGCCTTAAATATAAAAGGTGGAAGTAAAGAACCATTAAGTATAAATTTTGAAGATGAAACAGGAGTAACTCTTACAAGTCCAACTGGATTAAACCTAAATGCAGGTGGAGAAATAGTAATAAGCACAAAAAATAACATAAATATAAGTGCACAAAGTCAAATACTCATGACAAAAGGAAATACAGAAAATGGAGTTTCAATAGAAGGTGAATTCCATATTAGAGCAAATAACGTAATAAAAAACGGAAACAGTAGAGAATCTTATGCTCCTTTTGCAGAAGGAGGGGTATAAGATGTCATTTTTTAATAGCGTAGTAAGTGCTGTTGTGGGAGCCGTGGCAGCAGTAGCAAATGCAGTAGTCAGTGCAGTGAAATCTATAGTATCTGCAGTTTCTGGAAAGGGTTCACAAGATGCGGGAGGAATGACTGCACTTGGAGCAATGGCAACAATTGCAGATGTCTTTGAAGATGGTGAGATTGATGAAGATGAGGAAGAACTGCTCGAAGAAGCATTTAAATTATTGGTTGGAGCTTTTATATTTCCATTTGATTCTGGTTCATCAGAGTGTAATTCAGCAGAAGAAAAATCCACCATTTTTGATTCAGTTGGTGCAGCGGTTAGCAAATCATGGAATTCTATAAAGGAAATAGGACATGATTTTTGGAGTGGAATGGATAATAGAGGACAAAAGGCTTTTGATTCAGGATATGATTTTGCTAATTGGTTAGGTTGTGGAGTACCGGATGTTGTTAAGGAAACTCTAAAATCAAATGCAGAAAGATCAGAAAAAGCATTTGATTCTGCTTATGATTTTTCTAATTGGATTAGTTCTGGAAGTGTAGATATGGTAAAGGAAACATTTAACCCAAAAGATCCTTTATCAAAAGAGCATTGGTTAAATAGTTTTGGAACAGCATCAGCTATTTTTGGAATTAAGGGGACTAAAAGTACTATGTCTTCAAAAGGTGGATTTGGAGTAAAAGAAGAGCTTGGAGTTGTAAATAAAGGGATAAGTAATTCTGAAATTAGTAGAGGAGAATATTTAAGAAATAAATTTGGAAAGATTAGTTCAGAAGATTTAAATAACTATATTAACTTAAAGCAAGAACTTAAAGATTGGATAAAAAATAATCCAGATGAACTTGATGGTGTAAGCATGACGTCTAAAGTATGGGATGTGCATAATCAAAAAATTAGTGATAGTTATACAGGACTTAGTGGAAAGTCAAATATGAATAAATTCTTAAATGATGTACAGTCA encodes:
- a CDS encoding phage tail protein; the encoded protein is MCNGYTYTQGDILIEPYRFQKITKLKIIRELNEHAKLYISGIIDDESADKYVETADAESSIKISLKDNNGTVINVFEGIVTNIGINASNYARTLKIEALSKTFLLDIKKKNRTFQNENYTYKNVFSEIISDYNDVQILNYITNQTKIDKLIVQYRETDWELLKRLASHFNVPLVPECTLSGIKYFMGNSGCSTLYELDEFNYSIKKGLQEYRLKSENDIDDLNDINLISYEVVTNIVMKLYNLVNFKGRSLYIYRTELELINGVISNKYILRDENGMKVRKIYNNKIVGISLQGRVTDTEKDKVKVSLEIDGSPTQCEGSKWFEYSTIFSSPDGTGWYCMPEVGDAIRLYFPDNVESNAYAISSVNLQSSNSSKRSDPSRKSIGTKYGKEIVMSPGAVEIIGNGNLLMRLTDDGGIEVNSDKSIVMSAGGDVSISGGGKVTIQGDAGINLTQAGANMTIQDDVVMSGGKVNIQS
- a CDS encoding DUF4280 domain-containing protein yields the protein MAQAYVVRGAKMKCNKGSHKKRINLPTSHGTYSNGNPMMNESDNVVGKNISCFGVCKGSCPSSENVTLTKERGGTVTGKKCKVKILKEWMNTKEDTLVDGEPALTTDSTLICAYGGIIKFVTDGQ
- a CDS encoding contractile injection system protein, VgrG/Pvc8 family → MGEINRLRVKSPYELMKIVDIKIENKPNEHGYLYLKCLIDDSINFNSAIKASTEDEICVYEEIEDIDNESTSSDENTMNINEVNERNSKRLFNGIVQNIKTTNINGIYYLEIQALTSSFKLDIKEKSRSFQNVDMTYDALINEILKDYSGYTFTQNIGKGQKTGKSLFQYKETDWNFLKRIASELKSELYCDIINLNYMFNFGTPSEHSYKLNDCMNYEAFKNLKRFHEAGGDEVYHDTDYFYYKIKMRNILEIGSEIYFKQKELYVREYEAYRNKEEIIYKYKLCRKNGVWQTKLYNSLLSGASIEGKVLAVKEELVKIHLNTDENQSEEEAFWFRYAPPTTNIMYAMPRIGESVRLYFPSAGNEEPIVTGCVRKNGDTCGQTSDTTNRYFQTEHGSEIAMLPGALNIKGGSKEPLSINFEDETGVTLTSPTGLNLNAGGEIVISTKNNINISAQSQILMTKGNTENGVSIEGEFHIRANNVIKNGNSRESYAPFAEGGV